In Meleagris gallopavo isolate NT-WF06-2002-E0010 breed Aviagen turkey brand Nicholas breeding stock chromosome 5, Turkey_5.1, whole genome shotgun sequence, a single window of DNA contains:
- the AIP gene encoding AH receptor-interacting protein: MELIAGKKFKLPVWEAILRTMRPGERARFRCEPKHVVLYPLVAKSLRNIAAGKDPLEGQRHCCSIAQLHEHYSLGYPDLDELQKNPQPLIFDIEVLKVEEPGSYQQDPWAMTDEEKLQAVPMIHQEGNELYRQGKVQEAATKYYDAIACLKNLQMKEQPGSPDWIELDQKITPLLLNYCQCKLQSEEYYEVLDHCSSILNKYEDNVKAYFKRGKAHAAVWNVAEAQADFAKVLALDPSLRPVVSKELRSLEVRLRQKDAEDKIRFKGIFSQ, from the exons ATGGAGCTGATCGCCGGAAAGAAGTTCAAGCTGCCTGTGTGGGAGGCGATACTGCGCACCATGCGGCCCGGCGAGCGCGCCCGCTTCCGCTGCGAGCCCAAG CACGTGGTGCTGTACCCCCTGGTGGCCAAGAGCCTGCGCAACATCGCGGCGGGGAAGGACCCTCTGGAGGGGCAGCggcactgctgcagcatcgCCCAGCTGCATGAGCACTACTCGCTGGGCTACCCTGACCTGGATGAGCTGCAAAAGAACCCCCAGCCCCTCATCTTCGACATCGAGGTGCTCAAG GTGGAGGAGCCTGGCTCCTACCAGCAGGACCCCTGGGCCATGACGGATGAGGAgaagctgcaggctgtgcccaTGATCCACCAGGAGGGCAACGAGCTGTACCGGCAGGGCAAGGTCCAGGAGGCAGCCACTAAGTACTACGACGCCATCGCCTGCCTCAAGAACCTGCAGATGAAG GAGCAGCCTGGCTCTCCAGACTGGATCGAGCTGGACCAGAAGATCACCCCTCTGCTGTTGAACTACTGCCAGTGCAAGCTGCAGAGTGAGGAGTACTATGAGGTGCTGGACCACTGCTCCTCCATTCTCAACAAGTACGAGG ACAACGTCAAAGCCTACTTCAAGCGGGGCAAGGCTCATGCAGCCGTGTGGAACGTGGCTGAGGCGCAGGCTGACTTCGCCAAGGTGCTGGCACTGGACCCCTCACTGCGCCCTGTGGTCAGCAAGGAGTTGCGCAGCCTGGAGGTGCGCCTGCGCCAGAAGGATGCAGAGGACAAGATCCGCTTCAAGGGCATCTTCTCCCAGTAG